One window of the Megalops cyprinoides isolate fMegCyp1 chromosome 2, fMegCyp1.pri, whole genome shotgun sequence genome contains the following:
- the si:ch211-114l13.9 gene encoding NACHT, LRR and PYD domains-containing protein 3, with protein MAQLMVDTLEELEEKDFKKFRLYLKDNVLEGYKPIPRGQLEGKDVPDVVDIMMKSYGKEPSFKITLEILKKIQRNDLVQRLVEDTEKISHAQTSQGSEVTDPSREIPRVSARKNHVKPPPLPKRTTSLHPSITAQTGGTAVLPQLDGCTIAGDFTVNVTIGSDNKANLCH; from the exons ATGGCTCAACTAATGGTGGACACTCTGGAGGAATTAGAAGAGAAAGACTTTAAAAAGTTTAGACTGTATTTGAAAGATAATGTTCTGGAGGGATATAAACCCATTCCACGGGGGCAGCTGGAGGGTAAAGATGTGCCAGACGTTGTCGACATTATGATGAAATCTTATGGCAAAGAGCCGTCCTTCAAGATCACGCTGGAGATCCTGAAGAAAATTCAGAGAAATGATCTTGTTCAGAGGCTGGTGGAAGACACTGAAAAAA TCTCCCATGCTCAGACcagtcaggggtcagaggtcacagatcCATCCAGGGAGATACCCAGAGTCTCAG CAAGAAAGAACCATGTTAAACCACCACCTCTTCCAAAGAGAACAacttctctccatccctccatcacagcacagactggAGGCACTGCTGTGCTACCACAGCTTGATGGATGTACTATTGCGGGTGATTTTACTGTCAATGTAACAATTGGCTCTGATAACAAAG CCAACCTGTGTCACTAG